The Kribbella sp. HUAS MG21 genome includes the window GCCCACTCCCGGTGATCAAACTGGCCAAGGCGCTACCGACCGTTGCCGTCGGCGACACGGTCACAGTGCTGGCCGACGACCCGGCCGCGGCGACCGACATCCCTGCCTGGTGCCGGATGCGGTCGCAGGAGCTGGTGTCGGCGGCGGAAAACAAGTACGTCGTCCGGCGGGTGAGCTGACACACTGCGCGGCGTGACCGACTTCGCGCACAAACCGACGCTGACCGGGGACCTCGTCGTCCTGCGGCCCGTGGACGAGGCCGACTACGACGCGCTCGCGGCCGCGATGGACGACCCGGACGTGACCCGGCTGACCGGCAGCCACGGGGAGATCGGCGAGGAGCAGGCCCGCCAGTGGTACCGGACCCGCAAGGACCAGACCGACCGGCTGGACCTCGCGATCGTCGACAAGGCGTCCGGCGCCGTCGTCGGCGAGTCCGTGCTGAACGACTGGGACCCGGACAACCGGTCCTGCAACTTCCGGATCCTGATCGGCCCGGCCGGCCAGGGCCGCGGTCTCGGCACCGAGGCGACCCGGCTGACCGTCGGCTACGGGATCGAGCAGCTCGGTCTGCACCGGATCAGCCTGGGCGTGTACGCGTTCAACCCGCGGGCCCGGCGCGCGTACGAGAAGGCCGGCTTCACGGCCGAGGGCGTACTGCGGGACGCACTGCTGTGGGACGGCGAGTGGGTCGACGAGATCGTGATGTCGGTCCTGGCCGACGAATGGATACCGTCTGAGGTGTGATCAAGGCAGAGCGCATCGCAGTCCTGACCGGAGCCGGGATCTCGACTGCCTCGGGGATTCCCGACTTCCGGGGGCCGCAGGGGGTGTGGACGAAGGACCCGGCGGCGGAGGCGATGTTCGACATCGACGAGTACGTCGCCAGCCGCGAGGTGCGCGTGGCGACCTGGAAGCACCGCCTGTCGGTGCCGGCCTGGACGGCCGAGCCGAACCCGGGTCACCGCGCGCTGGTCGAGCTGGAGCGTCAGGGCCGCCTGACCGGGCTGGTCACGCAGAACGTCGACGGCCTGCATCAGAAGGCCGGCTCGTCGCCGGAGCTCGTCCACGAGCTGCACGGGACGGTCTGGTACGTCGACTGCCTGCAGTGCGGGCGCCGCATCCCGATGGCCGACGTACTCCCCCGGCTGGACTCGGGCGACGAGGACCCGGCCTGTGAGGTGTGCGGCGGGATCCTCAAGTCCGCCACCGTCTCCTTCGGCCAGTCGCTCGACCAGGAGGTGCTGGCGCGCGCAGTCGCCGCCACCGAGGCAGCAGACCTCTTCCTCGCGGTCGGCACGTCGCTGCAGGTCTACCCGGCCGCAGGTCTGTGTGACCTCGCACTGAACGCAGGCAAGCCGCTGGTCATCCTCAACGCCCAGCCGACGCCGTACGACGACCAGGCGACCACGGTGCTGCGCACGCCGATCGAGACGACTCTCCCGGGCCTCGTGACCTTACCGTGACATTCGAGCCCTCCTCACGGTAAAGAGCGGCGGCTAGCGTCCCCGGCAGATGAGTCGGCGGGGAGGGGCACGCGATGCGCGCGTTCAGGCGTTGGACAGCAGGATTCACCGCGGCAGCGGTAGTCGTACTAGGACTCGGGACGGCGGCACCAGCCCAGTCACAGGTTGCGGCCGAGCGGGTGATCACGCTCGCCGGGTCGCTGCAGAGCGAGCTGGGATGCGCGAGCGACTGGGACCCGGGCTGTGAGGCGAGCAGCCTAGGTGCGAGTGCGCCGTACACGAAGGTGTTCGACGTACCGGCCGGGTCGTACGAGTACAAGGTCACGGTCAACAAGAGCTGGGACGAGAACTACGGCGCGGGCGGCGTACTGAACGGGCCGAACATCCCGCTGCGGATCGAGGGCCCGGCCAAGCTGCAGTTCAGCTACGACGACACCACGCACGTCGTCACCGTGAAGCCGACGGTGCTCGCCGGGCCGACCGTGACCGCGGCCGACAAGGCGCTCGCGACGCCCAGCCTGCGTCCGGACCTCACCAAGGAGCGGTTCTACTTCCTGATGGCGGACCGGTTCGCGAACGGGGACAAGTCCAACGACACCGGCGGCCTCACCGGTGACCGGCTGCAGACCGGGCTGGACCCGGCGGACAAGGGCTTCTACCACGGCGGCGACCTGGCCGGGGTGATCCAGAAGCTCGACTACATCAAGTCGCTGGGGACGACGGCGATCTGGCTGACGCCGTCGTTCAAGAACCGCCCGGTGCAGGGCGCCGGCGCCGACGTCAGCGCGGGGTACCACGGCTATTGGATCACCGACTTCACCCAGATCGACCCGCACCTGGGCACGAACGCGGACATGAAGCGGCTGATCGACCTCGCGCACGGCAAGGGCATGAAGGTCTTCTTCGACATCATCACCAACCACACCGCGGACGTGATCGCGTACCAGTCCGGCGACTACGGGTACATCCCGAAGTCCACCGCGCCGTACAAGGATGCGCAGGGCAACGTCTTCGACGACAAGCAGTACGCCGGCGGCGACACCTTCCCGGCGCTGGACCCGAACACCAGCTTCCCGAACGTCCCGGTGTTCCGGACCGAGGCCGACAAGACCGTCAAGGTCCCGGCCTGGCTGAACGACCCGACGCTGTACCACAACCGCGGCGACTCGACCTTCGCCGGCGAGAGCGCGGAGTACGGCGACTTCGTCGGGCTGGACGACCTGTTCACCGAGCAGCCGAAGGTCCGCGACGGGATGATCGACGTCTACAAGACGTGGGCCGAGCTCGGCATCGACGGGTTCCGGATCGACACCGTGAAGCACGTGAACCTCGAGTTCTGGCAGAAGTTCTCCCCCGCGGTGCTGGCCGCGGCGCGGAACGCCGGCTCGGAGGACTTCTTCATGTTCGGCGAGGTCTTCGACGCGAACCCGCGGTTCATGTCGACGTACACGACGCAGGGCGCGCTGCAGGCCACGCTGGACTTCGGGTTCCAGCAGAACGCGGTCGCGTACGCGAAGGGCGACCCGGGCACCAAACTGCAGGACTTCTACGCGGACGACGACTACTACACCGACACGGACTCCAACGCGTACGCGCTGCCCACCTTCCTCGGCAACCACGACATGGGCCGCGTCGGCACGTTCCTGAAGCAGGGCGGCGCGGCTGGTCAGGAGCTGCTCGCCCGGGACAAGCTGGCGCACTCGCTGATGTACCTGACCCGCGGCCAGCCCGTCGTCTACTACGGCGACGAGCAGGGCTTCACAGGTCCGGGCGGTGACAAGGACGCACGGCAGGACATGTTCGCAACCAAGACCGCCGACTACATCGACGACGAGGTGGTCGACGGCACAGGTACGACGACGATCGGCAGCAAGGACAGGTACGACGCCGGCTCGCCGATGTACCAGCACATCGCCGCGCTGGCGAAGCTGCGCGCGAAGTACCCGGCCCTGGCGGACGGACGGCAGGTACATCGCTACACGTCCAACAGCAACGGCCTGTACGCGTTCAGCCGGCTGGGCAGCGACAACGTCGAGTACCTGGTCGTGGCGAACAACTCGAAGACAGGTGCCTCCGCCACGGTTCCGACGTACGTGCCGAACACCTGGCTCAAGCCGGTCTACGGCGGCTCCAAGCTGGTCAAGACCGACCGCGAGGGCAGGGTGGTCGTCAGCCAGGCGCCTCTGTCCGTGACGGTGTACCAGGCGCAGTCCAAGGTCCCCGCGCCTAACAAGGCGCCTAGCGTCTACATGAGCTCGCCGGAACTCGGTGGCACGGTCGGCGGGCGTGCTGAGATCGCTGCCGCGGTTCCGGCGAACACCCCGGTCACCGTGACGTTCGGCTACCGCCCTGTGGGTACTACGGACTGGAAGCGGCTCGGCGCCGACGACAACGCGCCGTACCGCGTCTTCCAGGACGTCAGCGCGCTGCCCAAGGGCACGCTGCTCGAGTACCGCGCCGTGCTGCGGGACATCGCCGGCAACTACTCGGTGTCCGGCTCGTACGGCGTCATCGGCGACGCCCCCGCGGCGGGTGGCGGAGGTGGTGGCACAGGTCCGGTCGTACAGCCGGCCAACGTGTCCGTGCCGGGTGACCACAACAGCGAGATGGGCTGCCCGGCGGACTGGTCGCCGGACTGCACCCAGGCCCAGCTGAGCCTGGACCCGAAGGACAAGGTGTGGAAGGGCACGTACACGATCCCGGCCGGTGAGCACGCGTACAAAGCGGCGATCAACAAGACCTGGGACGAGAACTACGGCGCAGGCGGTGTGCAGAACGGCGCCAACATCTCCTACACGGCACCTACCGGCCCAGTGTCCTTCTACTACGAGCACGGCCGGCACTTCGTCACGTCCAGCGCGCAGGGCCCGCTCATCACCGTGCCTGGGTCGTTCCAGTCCGAACTGGGCTGTCCGACCGACTGGGATCCCGCCTGCATGCGACCCTGGTTGACCGACGAGGACGGTGACGGCACGTTCACCTGGTCCACCAGCGAGTTGAAGGCGGGCAGCTATGAGGCGAAGGTCGCGCACAACCTGTCCTGGGACGAGAGCTACCCGGCGAACAACGTGCCGGTCACGGTTCCCGCTGACGGGCTGGTCGTCACGTTCTCGTACGTGCTCGCGACCCACCAGCTCACGGTGACGACCGCCAAGCCCGGTGCGCAGCCGGACCTCAGCCAGGCGAAGGCGTACTGGCTCGACCGCGACACTCTCGCCGTACCGGCCGTCGCCCACCCGGAGCGGTACCGCTGGCGGCTGCACTGGTCCGACACCGGTTCGCTGAAGGTGGACGTCAACGACATCGGCGGCTCGTCGGCAGCACTGCGCTACGACCCTGCTGAGGTGAAGCCCGGCTACACCACGCTCCGGCTCGACCATGGCGACGTACGCAAGATCCTCACCGGGCAGCTCGGTCTGGCGCAGTACGACGACGCAGGCCGGCTCCTGGATGCGACAGGCGTCCAGGTCCCCGGCGTGCTCGACGACATCTACGCAAGCGCGACCAACCGCGCGTACGGCGTCACCTGGCAGGCCGGCAAACCGACCTTCACGCTCTGGGCCCCCACCGCCCAGTCCGTGAAGCTCCTGGTCGGTTCGGCGGCACTACCGATGCAGCGTCAGTCCGACGGGTCCTGGGCCATCAGCGGTCCGCGCTCGTGGAAGGGGGCGTCGTACCGGTTCGAAGTCACGGTCTACGCACCCAGCACGGGCAAGGTCGAGTCCAACCTCGTCACGGACCCGTACTCCGTGGCGTTGACGACCGACTCGGCGTACTCCGTTGCGGTCGACCTGAACGACCCGGCCGGGAAGCCGGCCCTCTGGTCGAACACACCGTCCCCGAAGCTCGCGCGTGGTCTCGACTCGACCATCTACGAGCTGCACGTCCGGGACTTCTCGATCAACGACAGCACGGTCCCGGCCGCGCACCGCGGTACCTACCTGGCCTTCGCCGACGAGGGCAACGGCACCAAGCATCTACGCAAGCTGAAGGCCGCAGGCCTCAACACAGTGCACTTACTACCTACCTTCGACATCGCGTCGATCCCGGAGACCGGTCAGCAAACGCCTGCGTGTGACCTGAAGGCGCTGCCGGCCGACTCCGACCAGCAGCAGGCCTGCGTGACAGCAGTGGCTGCGAAGGACGGTTTCAACTGGGGCTACGACCCGTTCCACTGGCTGGCGCCGGAGGGGTCGTACGCGACGCAGAAGGAGGGCTTGGCGCGGGTCGCGGAGTTCCGCACGATGGTCGGCGGGCTGCACAAGTCCGGGCTGCGCGTGGTCCTCGACCAGGTCTTCAACCACACGCCGGCCGCCGGGCAGGCGCCCACGTCGGTGCTGGACCGGATCGTGCCGGGGTACTACCAGCGGCTGAACGCCACCGGGAAGGTCGAGACCTCCACCTGCTGCAGCAACATCGCCACCGAGCACGCGATGGCCGAGAAGATCATGGTCGACGGCACCGTGAGCTGGGCGCGCAACTACCGCGTGGACGGCTTCCGGTTCGACCTGATGGGCCACCACTCCAAGGCGAACATGCTGAAGGTCCGGGCCGCTCTGGACCAGCTGACCCTGGCCAAGGACGGTGTGGACGGCAAGTCGATCTACGTGTACGGCGAGGGCTGGAACTTCGGTGAGGTGGCGGACGACGCCCTGTTCGAGCAGGCGCGCCAGGGCAACCTCGGCGGGACCGGCATCGGCACGTTCTCGGACCGGCTGCGGGACGCGGTGCGGGGCGGCGGACCGTTCGACGAGAACCCGCGGCTGCAGGGCTTCGGCTCCGGTGCGGCGAGCGACCCGAACGGCGACCCGGTGAACGGTACGGCGGCAGAGCGCGCGAAGCGGCTCGCACACGACACCGACCTCGTCCAGCTCGGCCTGGCCGGCAACCTCCGGTCGTTCAGCTTCAAGTCCGCATCTTCCGGACAGGTGGTGCGCGGCGACCAGGTCGACTACAACGGCTCTCCGGCCGGGTACGCGGACCAGCCGGACGAGGTGGTCACGTACGTCGATGCCCACGACAACGAGACGCTGTGGGACGCGCTGACGTACAAGCTGCCGCCCAGCCTGCCGATGGCGGACCGGGTCCGGATGAACACGTTGTCGCTGGCCACGGCCGCCCTGTCGCAGACACCGGCGTTCTGGCACGCGGGCGCGGACATGCTGCGCAGCAAGTCGCTGGACCGCAACTCGTACGACTCCGGCGACTGGTTCAACACCCTGGACTGGACGGGCGCCGACAACGGCTTCGGCCACGGTCTGCCGCCTAAGCCCGACAACGAGGCCAAGTGGCCCTACATGAAGCCACTGCTCGCCGACCCGGCGCTGAAGCCGTCCGCAACCGAGGTGGCGACAGCCTCCGCGGCTGCAGCGGACCTACTGAAGCTGCGGTTCTCCACGCCGCTCTTCCGGCTGGGCTCGGCAGCACTGATCAACCAGAAGCTGAGCTTCCCCCTCAGCGGTACGACGCCCGGCGTCATCACCATGCGCATCGACGACACGGTCGGCCCGGACGTCGACCCGGCGCTGAAGGGCGTCGTGGTGGTCTTCAACTCGACCAGCTCACCCGTGACGCAACAGGTCCCGGGGCTGGCCGGGGCCAACCTGTCCCTGTCCCCTGTCCAGGCAGCTGGTTCGGATCCGGTCGTCAAGCAGACGACGTGGTCCGTAGCCTCCGGTACGGCGACCGTGCCGCCGCGGACTGTCGCCGTACTCGTCCAGAACTGACCGGGCTACTCCGCGCCGGTCGTCCGCTTCACGGCACGCGGACGACCAGCGCGGAGGGGTCGACCTCCGCGACCAGGTTGGCGCCCGACGTGATGGCGTCGCCGTCGAGCTGACGTCGTACCGGACGGTCGGCGCGGATCTGGATGCGCTGACCGGTGAACCGCTCGACGTGCCGCTCGCGCCAGGAGCGGATCACGAGTCCGAGCGCGAGCCGCGGCCAGTGCGTGATCCGGCGGGGCGCGAGCACCACCGCGTCGATCGTGCCGTCGTCCGGGGTGGCGTCCGGGAGCAGCGGGATGTTCGCCTGCAGGGTGCCGACGTTGCCGATCACCACGGTCCGCGCGCGGCGGCGCACCGGCGGCTGGTCGTCGACCGTGATCTCGACCCGGACGAACGGGTGGTTCAGGTTCTTCAGCGTCGACACGACGTACGCCGCCCAGCCGACGCGCTTTTTCAGGTCGTCGGGCGCGTCCTCGATGATCGCGGCGTCCAGCCCGAGGCCCGCCATCACCACGAACCGGTCCTCGGGCAGCTGGTCGCCCTTCACCAGGACGCTGTCGATCCGCTGCTGCGAGCCGTCCAGCAGCTCGGTCAGCGCGACCTCCAGCTCGAGGGAGATCCCGAGGTTGCGGGCCAGCAGGTTGCCGGTGCCGCCGGGCAGGACAGCGACCGGAACCGCGGTCCGCGCCAGCTCGGCGCATACCACCCGGACGGTGCCGTCGCCGCCCGCCACGAGTACCAGGTCGACCTGCTCCTCGACGGCTCGCC containing:
- a CDS encoding sulfurtransferase TusA family protein, encoding MNVDLDCTGLLCPLPVIKLAKALPTVAVGDTVTVLADDPAAATDIPAWCRMRSQELVSAAENKYVVRRVS
- a CDS encoding GNAT family protein translates to MTDFAHKPTLTGDLVVLRPVDEADYDALAAAMDDPDVTRLTGSHGEIGEEQARQWYRTRKDQTDRLDLAIVDKASGAVVGESVLNDWDPDNRSCNFRILIGPAGQGRGLGTEATRLTVGYGIEQLGLHRISLGVYAFNPRARRAYEKAGFTAEGVLRDALLWDGEWVDEIVMSVLADEWIPSEV
- the pulA gene encoding pullulanase-type alpha-1,6-glucosidase, with product MRAFRRWTAGFTAAAVVVLGLGTAAPAQSQVAAERVITLAGSLQSELGCASDWDPGCEASSLGASAPYTKVFDVPAGSYEYKVTVNKSWDENYGAGGVLNGPNIPLRIEGPAKLQFSYDDTTHVVTVKPTVLAGPTVTAADKALATPSLRPDLTKERFYFLMADRFANGDKSNDTGGLTGDRLQTGLDPADKGFYHGGDLAGVIQKLDYIKSLGTTAIWLTPSFKNRPVQGAGADVSAGYHGYWITDFTQIDPHLGTNADMKRLIDLAHGKGMKVFFDIITNHTADVIAYQSGDYGYIPKSTAPYKDAQGNVFDDKQYAGGDTFPALDPNTSFPNVPVFRTEADKTVKVPAWLNDPTLYHNRGDSTFAGESAEYGDFVGLDDLFTEQPKVRDGMIDVYKTWAELGIDGFRIDTVKHVNLEFWQKFSPAVLAAARNAGSEDFFMFGEVFDANPRFMSTYTTQGALQATLDFGFQQNAVAYAKGDPGTKLQDFYADDDYYTDTDSNAYALPTFLGNHDMGRVGTFLKQGGAAGQELLARDKLAHSLMYLTRGQPVVYYGDEQGFTGPGGDKDARQDMFATKTADYIDDEVVDGTGTTTIGSKDRYDAGSPMYQHIAALAKLRAKYPALADGRQVHRYTSNSNGLYAFSRLGSDNVEYLVVANNSKTGASATVPTYVPNTWLKPVYGGSKLVKTDREGRVVVSQAPLSVTVYQAQSKVPAPNKAPSVYMSSPELGGTVGGRAEIAAAVPANTPVTVTFGYRPVGTTDWKRLGADDNAPYRVFQDVSALPKGTLLEYRAVLRDIAGNYSVSGSYGVIGDAPAAGGGGGGTGPVVQPANVSVPGDHNSEMGCPADWSPDCTQAQLSLDPKDKVWKGTYTIPAGEHAYKAAINKTWDENYGAGGVQNGANISYTAPTGPVSFYYEHGRHFVTSSAQGPLITVPGSFQSELGCPTDWDPACMRPWLTDEDGDGTFTWSTSELKAGSYEAKVAHNLSWDESYPANNVPVTVPADGLVVTFSYVLATHQLTVTTAKPGAQPDLSQAKAYWLDRDTLAVPAVAHPERYRWRLHWSDTGSLKVDVNDIGGSSAALRYDPAEVKPGYTTLRLDHGDVRKILTGQLGLAQYDDAGRLLDATGVQVPGVLDDIYASATNRAYGVTWQAGKPTFTLWAPTAQSVKLLVGSAALPMQRQSDGSWAISGPRSWKGASYRFEVTVYAPSTGKVESNLVTDPYSVALTTDSAYSVAVDLNDPAGKPALWSNTPSPKLARGLDSTIYELHVRDFSINDSTVPAAHRGTYLAFADEGNGTKHLRKLKAAGLNTVHLLPTFDIASIPETGQQTPACDLKALPADSDQQQACVTAVAAKDGFNWGYDPFHWLAPEGSYATQKEGLARVAEFRTMVGGLHKSGLRVVLDQVFNHTPAAGQAPTSVLDRIVPGYYQRLNATGKVETSTCCSNIATEHAMAEKIMVDGTVSWARNYRVDGFRFDLMGHHSKANMLKVRAALDQLTLAKDGVDGKSIYVYGEGWNFGEVADDALFEQARQGNLGGTGIGTFSDRLRDAVRGGGPFDENPRLQGFGSGAASDPNGDPVNGTAAERAKRLAHDTDLVQLGLAGNLRSFSFKSASSGQVVRGDQVDYNGSPAGYADQPDEVVTYVDAHDNETLWDALTYKLPPSLPMADRVRMNTLSLATAALSQTPAFWHAGADMLRSKSLDRNSYDSGDWFNTLDWTGADNGFGHGLPPKPDNEAKWPYMKPLLADPALKPSATEVATASAAAADLLKLRFSTPLFRLGSAALINQKLSFPLSGTTPGVITMRIDDTVGPDVDPALKGVVVVFNSTSSPVTQQVPGLAGANLSLSPVQAAGSDPVVKQTTWSVASGTATVPPRTVAVLVQN
- a CDS encoding diacylglycerol kinase family protein — translated: MSSARRAAVIVNPVKVEGDEFRRIVEVALSERGFGEPLWLETTEDDAGVTMARRAVEEQVDLVLVAGGDGTVRVVCAELARTAVPVAVLPGGTGNLLARNLGISLELEVALTELLDGSQQRIDSVLVKGDQLPEDRFVVMAGLGLDAAIIEDAPDDLKKRVGWAAYVVSTLKNLNHPFVRVEITVDDQPPVRRRARTVVIGNVGTLQANIPLLPDATPDDGTIDAVVLAPRRITHWPRLALGLVIRSWRERHVERFTGQRIQIRADRPVRRQLDGDAITSGANLVAEVDPSALVVRVP
- a CDS encoding Sir2 family NAD-dependent protein deacetylase gives rise to the protein MIKAERIAVLTGAGISTASGIPDFRGPQGVWTKDPAAEAMFDIDEYVASREVRVATWKHRLSVPAWTAEPNPGHRALVELERQGRLTGLVTQNVDGLHQKAGSSPELVHELHGTVWYVDCLQCGRRIPMADVLPRLDSGDEDPACEVCGGILKSATVSFGQSLDQEVLARAVAATEAADLFLAVGTSLQVYPAAGLCDLALNAGKPLVILNAQPTPYDDQATTVLRTPIETTLPGLVTLP